In Euphorbia lathyris chromosome 10, ddEupLath1.1, whole genome shotgun sequence, a single genomic region encodes these proteins:
- the LOC136209692 gene encoding delta(7)-sterol-C5(6)-desaturase 1-like has product MPDNTTLQLFLDDTELFNGIVLGHLLPSDWWAPLPHFFQAWLRNYIAGTLLYLISGFLWCFYIYYLKRNVYLPRGLAFHPLDGILQAVPHVIVLFIIPTHFRSHIALLFLEAIWTANIHDCIHAKLWPVMGAGYHTIHHTTYRHNYGHYTIWMDWMLGTLRDPEDEFDKVK; this is encoded by the exons ATGCCGGACAACACCACTCTCCAGCTCTTCTTGGACGACACCGAACTTTTTAACGGCATCGTCCTTGGCCATCTTCTACCTTCCGATTGGTGGGCCCCACTCCCTCATTTTTTTCAGGCTTGGCTCCGCAACTACATTGCCGGAACCCTCTTGTACTTGATCTCTGGTTTCCTTTGGTGCTTCTACATTTACTACTTGAAGCGCAACGTTTATCTCCCTAGAG GTTTGGCATTTCACCCGCTTGATGGAATACTACAAGCAGTCCCTCATGTTATAGTTCTCTTCATCATCCCGACACATTTTAGGTCACACATAGCTCTCTTATTCCTTGAGGCCATATGGACTGCAAATATTCATGACTGCATCCATGCCAAGCTATGGCCTGTAATGGGTGCTGGCTATCACACTATACATCACACTACATATCGTCACAATTATGGTCATTATACTATATGGATGGATTGGATGCTAGGCACCCTTCGTGACCCCGAGGACGAATTTGATAAGGTGAAGTGA
- the LOC136209691 gene encoding delta(7)-sterol-C5(6)-desaturase-like — protein MLLQIYVAMKAMPWYCVLPSISECMIENGWTKCYANISDAGLFAYIVYLIVYLTLVEFGIYWMHRELHDIKPLYKYLHATHHIYNKQNTLSPFAGLAFHPLDGILQAVPHVIVLFIIPTHFRSHIALLFLDAIWTANIHDCIHAKLWPVMGAGYHTIHHTTYRHNYGHYTIWMDWMLGTLRDPEDESDKVK, from the exons ATGCTCTTGCAAATATACGTTGCCATGAAGGCAATGCCTTGGTACTGTGTTCTTCCATCCATTTCAGAGTGCATGATCGAAAATGGCTGGACGAAGTGTTATGCAAATATATCTGATGCTGGTTTGTTTGCTTACATTGTATATTTAATAGTATATCTTACTCTTGTGGAGTTTGGGATTTACTGGATGCACAgagaattgcatgatataaaaccTCTATACAAGTATCTTCATGCAACCCATCACATCTATAACAAGCAGAATACTCTGTCTCCATTTGCTG GTTTGGCATTTCACCCGCTTGATGGAATACTACAAGCAGTCCCTCATGTTATAGTTCTCTTCATCATCCCGACACATTTTAGGTCACACATAGCTCTCTTATTCCTTGACGCCATATGGACTGCAAATATTCATGACTGCATCCATGCCAAGCTATGGCCTGTAATGGGTGCTGGCTATCACACTATACATCACACTACATATCGTCACAATTATGGTCATTATACTATATGGATGGATTGGATGTTAGGCACCCTTCGTGACCCCGAGGACGAATCTGATAAGGTGAAGTGA